One window from the genome of Pantoea vagans encodes:
- a CDS encoding LysR family transcriptional regulator gives MKSDIPLNALRAFEASARHLNFTRAGMELFVSQAAVSQQVRLLEERLGVTLFKRLSRGLELTDEARLLFSEISEQFHRIEKAYRQFEGGHFREALTLSCVGTFALGWLLPKIEDFQLQHPAIELSIQTNNNVVSIAGEGVDFAIRYGSGSWASSHNQLLFDAPLTLLCQPETAKRLLKPMDITGETLLRSYRHDEWDNWFAAAGIPSFRVNGPVFDSSRLIIDAVLITGGIALAPDIMFETEIKRGLLVRPFDIYSGNDGYWLTWQKARKMTQSMQIFREWIIQKIMKP, from the coding sequence TTGAAAAGTGATATCCCGCTCAATGCTCTGCGCGCATTTGAAGCTTCTGCCCGTCACCTCAACTTCACTCGAGCAGGCATGGAGCTCTTCGTTTCTCAGGCTGCTGTCAGCCAGCAGGTCAGGCTGCTCGAAGAAAGATTAGGTGTGACGTTATTTAAAAGACTTTCACGCGGCCTTGAGTTAACCGATGAAGCCCGGCTGCTTTTTTCTGAAATTTCAGAACAATTTCATCGTATTGAGAAAGCGTATCGCCAGTTTGAAGGTGGACATTTCAGGGAGGCACTGACGCTATCCTGTGTGGGTACTTTCGCGCTGGGCTGGCTACTGCCAAAAATTGAAGATTTCCAGCTACAACACCCCGCTATCGAACTGAGTATTCAGACCAACAATAACGTTGTAAGCATTGCCGGGGAGGGCGTCGATTTCGCTATAAGATATGGTTCTGGCAGTTGGGCATCATCACATAACCAGCTTCTGTTTGATGCACCGCTCACGCTATTGTGCCAACCTGAAACAGCGAAAAGGCTGTTAAAGCCCATGGATATCACTGGCGAGACATTATTACGATCTTATCGTCATGACGAGTGGGATAACTGGTTTGCAGCAGCAGGCATACCCTCATTCAGAGTTAACGGTCCAGTTTTCGATTCATCACGTCTTATTATTGATGCTGTCCTGATCACCGGTGGCATCGCACTGGCACCTGATATTATGTTTGAAACGGAAATAAAACGCGGACTGCTTGTCAGGCCTTTTGATATTTATTCAGGCAATGATGGTTACTGGTTAACATGGCAGAAAGCCCGAAAAATGACTCAGTCGATGCAAATATTCCGTGAATGGATTATTCAAAAAATAATGAAACCGTGA
- a CDS encoding MFS transporter → MHTTSEFSETITQWGLPLASLLAFAMTGFIAILTETLPAGLLPQIGEGLGVTQVMAGQLVSIYALGSLLAAIPLTVLTSGWRRKKVLLLAVGTFLIFNTITTLSSSYWLTMAARFMAGVAAGLAWGILAGYARRLVPAVLQGRALAVAMVGIPVALSLGTPAGAWLGSLMGWRVPFGIMAALAVILFIWIWIAVPDLPGQQSGRRLPVWKVFLMPGVTPVLAVIFLWMTAHNILYTFIGPFLQLSGLAANVGLILLVFGIAALIGIWITGMLVDGHLRNLVLLSLAALAVVSVVLAAGMREQVVVYLAVIVWGWSFGGASTQMQTAAADSAGNHVDVVQAMVTTAWNLAIASGGVAGGLLLNNAGAESFPWAILAFMAVAFVIAWRAKKHAFRPGARGGSVKS, encoded by the coding sequence GTGCACACCACTTCAGAATTCAGTGAAACCATCACCCAGTGGGGTCTGCCTCTGGCTTCCCTGCTGGCCTTTGCCATGACAGGCTTTATTGCCATCCTGACAGAGACGCTACCGGCAGGTCTGCTTCCGCAAATCGGAGAAGGCCTGGGGGTTACCCAGGTAATGGCGGGCCAGTTGGTCAGTATTTATGCACTGGGATCTCTGCTTGCAGCGATCCCGTTAACGGTGCTGACCAGTGGGTGGCGGCGTAAAAAAGTGCTGCTGCTTGCCGTCGGCACCTTTCTGATTTTCAACACCATTACCACCCTGTCATCCAGTTACTGGCTGACGATGGCGGCCCGTTTTATGGCGGGTGTGGCAGCCGGACTGGCATGGGGGATCCTGGCGGGCTATGCGCGCCGCCTCGTTCCTGCTGTGTTACAGGGTCGCGCACTGGCTGTTGCTATGGTGGGTATTCCTGTTGCTCTTTCACTGGGTACACCGGCAGGCGCATGGCTGGGCAGCCTGATGGGATGGAGAGTGCCGTTTGGGATCATGGCAGCCCTGGCCGTGATTCTGTTTATCTGGATATGGATCGCGGTGCCTGACCTGCCGGGGCAGCAGTCTGGTCGTCGCCTCCCTGTGTGGAAAGTTTTCCTGATGCCCGGCGTCACACCCGTTCTGGCGGTTATCTTTCTGTGGATGACGGCACACAACATTCTTTACACGTTTATCGGCCCGTTCCTGCAGCTGTCGGGACTGGCTGCAAACGTGGGGCTCATTCTGCTGGTTTTTGGCATTGCGGCACTTATCGGCATCTGGATTACCGGAATGCTGGTGGATGGCCATCTGCGCAATCTGGTTCTGCTCAGCCTTGCGGCTCTGGCGGTTGTCTCTGTGGTGCTTGCTGCAGGCATGCGGGAACAGGTTGTTGTCTATCTGGCCGTCATCGTCTGGGGATGGTCGTTTGGCGGAGCTTCAACCCAGATGCAGACCGCTGCCGCCGACTCGGCGGGCAATCATGTCGATGTCGTTCAGGCGATGGTAACGACCGCATGGAATCTGGCCATTGCCAGCGGTGGCGTCGCTGGCGGGCTGCTGCTCAATAATGCCGGTGCTGAATCATTCCCCTGGGCGATTCTGGCCTTTATGGCTGTTGCGTTTGTCATCGCCTGGCGTGCGAAAAAGCACGCTTTCAGGCCTGGTGCCAGAGGCGGTTCTGTGAAGTCGTAA
- a CDS encoding TetR/AcrR family transcriptional regulator, translating into MAQMGRPRTFDRDEAIRQAMTLFWQYGYESTSLAMLKSNLGNGITAPSFYAAFGSKEALFEEVVECYASTYGQVNDCLWDDTPEPREAVELALRRSAKMQTEPGHPSGCLIALSVNTCSPANDHIRNILAVQRERTRAGFLRCVTRAKEAGQLAADTNVLALAITLHSFELGLSTEARDGASGEELDAAVSAVMKVWDANIPDAKD; encoded by the coding sequence ATGGCTCAGATGGGACGTCCACGGACATTTGATCGTGATGAGGCAATTCGTCAGGCGATGACCCTTTTCTGGCAGTATGGCTACGAGTCCACCTCGCTTGCCATGCTCAAGTCGAACCTCGGTAACGGCATTACTGCACCGAGTTTCTACGCTGCGTTTGGTTCAAAAGAGGCGCTGTTTGAAGAAGTGGTTGAATGCTATGCGTCGACTTACGGCCAGGTTAACGATTGCCTGTGGGATGACACGCCTGAACCTCGTGAAGCTGTCGAACTGGCATTGCGCCGTTCGGCAAAAATGCAGACAGAACCGGGGCATCCCAGCGGCTGCCTGATTGCGTTGTCCGTGAATACCTGTTCACCCGCGAATGATCACATTCGTAACATTCTGGCGGTGCAACGCGAACGGACAAGGGCGGGATTTTTGCGATGCGTCACAAGAGCGAAGGAGGCGGGACAGCTGGCTGCCGATACAAACGTGCTGGCGCTGGCCATTACTCTCCACAGTTTTGAGCTGGGCCTGTCAACGGAAGCCCGGGATGGGGCAAGCGGTGAAGAGCTGGATGCGGCGGTGTCAGCCGTGATGAAAGTCTGGGATGCAAATATCCCTGATGCTAAGGATTGA
- a CDS encoding YkvA family protein: MTIRFIADAKTWAKNIKRDVHAVWLAARDPRTPLLAKVLALIVAAYAVSPIDLIPDFIPIIGYLDDLIIVPLGIMLVVRLIPAEVMREHRETAAQASRRPVSRITAGVFILIWVMCAVLLVRAFI, encoded by the coding sequence ATGACAATCAGATTTATCGCTGACGCCAAAACGTGGGCGAAAAACATTAAACGGGATGTACACGCGGTATGGCTTGCCGCCCGCGATCCCCGGACGCCGTTGCTGGCTAAAGTGCTGGCGTTGATTGTCGCTGCCTATGCCGTTTCCCCCATCGATTTGATCCCTGACTTCATTCCCATCATCGGCTATCTCGATGACCTGATCATCGTGCCATTGGGCATCATGCTGGTGGTGCGTCTTATTCCCGCCGAAGTCATGCGTGAGCATCGGGAAACCGCAGCGCAGGCCAGCAGACGTCCGGTCAGTCGCATAACGGCAGGCGTATTTATCTTGATATGGGTGATGTGCGCCGTGCTACTGGTCAGGGCATTTATCTGA
- the cybB gene encoding cytochrome b561 yields MLKKYRGSQILFHWLTVLLIIVAYATIELRWMAEKGTWQRNTVMITHFSAGFCVMILMIARLWLRTRSVTPPITPPVARWQTGLSHLVHTLIYALFVVLPVLGLSSRYLRGKEWALFGINMPVATSPDPATASMLIDWHETLAPLGYWLIGLHALAALFHHYFMKDDTLRRMMP; encoded by the coding sequence ATGCTGAAGAAATACCGGGGTTCGCAAATTCTTTTCCACTGGCTGACGGTCCTACTGATTATCGTCGCCTACGCTACCATCGAGCTGCGCTGGATGGCAGAGAAGGGAACCTGGCAGCGAAATACGGTGATGATCACCCATTTTTCCGCAGGTTTCTGCGTCATGATCCTGATGATTGCCCGCCTGTGGCTGCGTACCCGTTCTGTAACGCCGCCGATTACGCCGCCCGTGGCACGCTGGCAGACGGGTCTTTCACATCTGGTGCACACGCTGATTTATGCACTGTTTGTGGTCTTACCGGTTCTCGGGCTGAGCTCGCGTTACCTGCGTGGAAAAGAGTGGGCCCTGTTTGGGATCAATATGCCTGTGGCGACATCGCCCGACCCCGCCACTGCCAGTATGCTGATTGACTGGCACGAAACGCTGGCCCCGCTCGGATACTGGTTAATTGGTCTGCATGCGCTGGCGGCGCTGTTCCATCACTATTTTATGAAAGATGACACGCTGCGCAGGATGATGCCGTAA
- a CDS encoding DUF3147 family protein encodes MLWLISKYAITAFMVVLISEAAKRSDRLGGLLAALPLVTVLVLIWMKVEGQTQEKISAHAWYTFWYVVPTLPMFILFPFLYQRTGFWLTLLIACAITILLFTLWALLLKRFGIVLM; translated from the coding sequence ATGCTCTGGCTGATATCGAAATATGCCATCACGGCTTTTATGGTCGTGCTGATTTCAGAAGCGGCTAAGCGTAGCGATCGACTGGGCGGCTTACTTGCCGCCTTACCGCTGGTCACAGTGCTGGTACTTATCTGGATGAAGGTGGAAGGGCAGACGCAGGAAAAAATCAGTGCTCATGCCTGGTATACCTTCTGGTATGTGGTGCCGACACTGCCCATGTTTATTCTGTTCCCCTTTCTCTATCAGCGCACCGGCTTCTGGCTGACGCTGCTCATCGCCTGCGCTATCACTATCCTGCTTTTCACACTCTGGGCGCTGCTTCTGAAACGCTTCGGTATCGTGCTGATGTAG
- a CDS encoding LysR family transcriptional regulator — translation MTLLNDLDLRQLEAFSAVISAGSVTAAAKELNRSQPAVSRLIQELEQSLGYPLFIRNGPRIHPSEEALQLHQYVQKALLSLQQIRLRAQEIAHQQHRPLSIAATPALAAGLLPQALAALNLQNKVQIISESAVQTAHAVITAEADIGLCSLPLEHHAVELHWIGQSQCVVALPEDDELAANSELSLSQLAGRRLIAPWSPQRLRGRYEKALKKVKAPLLETIETNSSANILGCVRAGLGVAILEPVTGWGMPLAGVAIRPIQEDIPYFFGVITPQGRQISSAAQALVDALAEAAAQLLPGFERLAASEHPRIMRIINQE, via the coding sequence ATGACCTTGTTAAATGACCTCGATTTACGTCAGCTGGAAGCTTTCTCGGCCGTAATTTCTGCGGGCAGCGTCACTGCGGCGGCCAAAGAGCTGAACCGCTCGCAGCCTGCCGTTTCCCGCCTGATTCAGGAATTAGAGCAGTCGCTGGGTTACCCGCTGTTTATTCGCAATGGCCCGCGTATTCATCCGTCAGAAGAGGCGTTGCAGCTGCATCAGTATGTGCAAAAAGCGCTGCTGTCATTGCAACAGATTCGCTTACGCGCGCAGGAGATCGCGCATCAGCAGCATCGCCCACTCAGCATTGCTGCGACACCCGCGCTGGCTGCCGGTCTGTTGCCGCAGGCGCTGGCCGCGCTGAATCTGCAAAATAAAGTGCAAATCATCAGTGAATCCGCCGTACAGACAGCGCATGCGGTCATCACTGCAGAGGCTGACATCGGGTTATGCAGCTTGCCGCTGGAGCATCACGCGGTCGAGTTACACTGGATTGGGCAGTCGCAGTGCGTGGTTGCGCTGCCGGAGGACGATGAACTGGCGGCGAACAGTGAGCTATCGCTGAGCCAGCTGGCAGGCCGCCGTTTAATTGCACCCTGGAGTCCGCAGCGCTTACGTGGACGCTATGAAAAAGCGCTGAAAAAGGTCAAAGCGCCGCTGCTGGAAACCATCGAGACCAACTCATCGGCGAATATTCTGGGCTGCGTGCGGGCCGGATTAGGCGTGGCGATCCTCGAACCGGTCACGGGCTGGGGGATGCCGCTGGCCGGTGTGGCGATCCGCCCGATTCAGGAAGACATACCTTACTTCTTTGGCGTTATCACCCCTCAGGGCCGACAGATCTCCAGCGCGGCGCAGGCGCTGGTGGACGCGCTCGCGGAGGCCGCCGCGCAACTGTTGCCCGGGTTTGAACGTCTGGCAGCCAGTGAACATCCGCGAATTATGCGCATCATCAACCAGGAGTGA
- a CDS encoding NAD(P)-binding domain-containing protein gives MTYAAKGLAALEAQLQQDLEFLELPAKSWVPEHTFQTAPVRDVVVIGAGMCGLAALAKLQLTGISNVVAYDAAPAGLEGPWITFARMETLRSPKSLHGPALGLAQLTFRAWFTAQWGNEAWQALDKIPKAQWMDYLIWYRRVLNLPVQNNVRVSNIAQAGDFIALDLDGAETGRVYTRRLVLATGRSGLGGFAVPDFLQGIDRQFWAHSADEIDFAALQGKRVAVIGAGASSMDNAATALEQGASAVDLLIRRKEMPRINKMTGIGSQGVVHGMHQLPDAWKWKFVDYTAATQTPPPRSSTLRVSRHDNARFFLDCGINTVKQEAEGLLIETTQGALRYDFLIAATGFTNDFHGRPEFAAIAPHIRSWADGRYQPEMGPARHSLLEAPDLGPSFEFRELTPGACPMLAHIHCFNDAAMLTHGKVSGDIPAVSAGADRLVRGIAASLFAEDVDQHFASLQAFDTPELQGDEWVDSTPLLKQENTL, from the coding sequence ATGACGTATGCCGCCAAAGGTCTTGCCGCGCTCGAAGCTCAGCTTCAGCAGGATCTGGAATTTCTGGAACTGCCTGCTAAATCGTGGGTACCGGAACACACCTTCCAGACTGCGCCTGTGCGTGACGTAGTGGTGATTGGTGCGGGCATGTGCGGTCTGGCAGCGCTGGCGAAATTACAGCTTACCGGCATCAGCAATGTCGTGGCCTATGACGCTGCACCCGCAGGGCTGGAAGGACCGTGGATTACCTTTGCGCGCATGGAAACGCTGCGCTCGCCGAAATCGCTGCACGGCCCGGCACTGGGTCTGGCACAACTGACCTTCCGTGCGTGGTTCACCGCGCAGTGGGGCAATGAAGCATGGCAGGCGCTGGACAAGATCCCGAAAGCGCAGTGGATGGATTACCTGATCTGGTATCGCCGGGTGCTGAATCTGCCGGTGCAGAACAACGTGCGCGTCAGCAATATCGCGCAGGCCGGAGATTTCATTGCGCTGGATCTGGACGGTGCCGAAACCGGACGTGTTTACACACGTCGTCTGGTGCTGGCCACCGGACGTTCAGGACTCGGCGGTTTTGCCGTACCGGATTTTCTCCAAGGCATTGACCGCCAGTTCTGGGCACACTCCGCCGATGAGATCGATTTTGCGGCATTGCAGGGTAAACGCGTTGCGGTGATTGGTGCGGGGGCCTCGTCGATGGATAACGCGGCGACCGCACTGGAGCAGGGCGCGAGCGCGGTAGATCTGTTGATTCGTCGTAAAGAGATGCCGCGAATTAACAAGATGACCGGCATCGGCAGCCAGGGCGTGGTGCACGGCATGCATCAGTTACCGGATGCGTGGAAATGGAAATTTGTCGATTACACCGCCGCGACACAAACCCCGCCGCCGCGTTCCTCAACCCTGCGCGTGTCCCGTCATGATAATGCACGTTTCTTCCTCGACTGCGGCATCAATACCGTTAAGCAGGAAGCTGAAGGCCTGCTGATCGAAACCACCCAGGGCGCACTGCGCTATGACTTCCTGATCGCCGCCACCGGCTTTACCAATGATTTTCACGGCCGCCCGGAGTTTGCTGCCATCGCGCCGCATATCCGTAGCTGGGCCGACGGTCGCTATCAGCCAGAGATGGGGCCTGCGCGTCACAGCCTGCTGGAAGCGCCGGATCTCGGCCCTTCGTTTGAATTCCGCGAATTAACACCGGGTGCCTGCCCGATGCTGGCACATATCCACTGCTTTAACGATGCCGCGATGCTGACGCACGGCAAAGTCTCCGGCGACATTCCGGCAGTGAGTGCAGGTGCCGATCGTCTGGTGCGCGGCATTGCTGCCTCGCTGTTTGCCGAAGATGTCGATCAGCACTTCGCCAGCTTACAAGCTTTTGACACCCCTGAATTGCAGGGCGATGAATGGGTGGATTCAACCCCGCTACTAAAACAGGAGAACACGCTGTGA
- a CDS encoding CMD domain-containing protein, which produces MSDAIDQAAGLTPEEALYQTRRLRPEFVEGAEACRLSVLTPEDEQGLPADLRLALARRMAVLNSDVPLQRDYQAQLAALNPSEALLALAAGDVVYEEPLATLARHTDLVTQQPIQATEQHIRLLEQAGLSNPQIVALSELIAFVNFQTRVAAGLRLMRSA; this is translated from the coding sequence GTGAGCGACGCTATTGATCAGGCCGCCGGATTAACACCAGAAGAGGCGTTGTATCAGACACGTCGCCTGCGTCCCGAATTTGTGGAAGGCGCAGAAGCGTGCCGTCTGTCCGTGCTGACACCGGAAGATGAACAGGGTTTACCTGCGGATCTGCGCCTGGCGCTGGCCCGGCGCATGGCGGTACTGAACAGCGACGTGCCGCTGCAGCGCGATTATCAGGCACAACTGGCGGCGTTAAATCCGTCAGAAGCGCTGCTCGCACTCGCTGCCGGTGACGTTGTGTATGAAGAGCCGCTGGCCACGCTTGCACGCCACACCGACCTGGTGACACAGCAACCGATTCAGGCGACCGAACAGCATATTCGCCTGCTGGAACAGGCCGGATTAAGCAATCCGCAGATTGTTGCGCTCTCGGAGCTGATCGCCTTTGTTAACTTCCAGACGCGCGTTGCGGCTGGCTTACGTCTGATGAGGTCCGCATGA
- a CDS encoding peroxidase-related enzyme (This protein belongs to a clade of uncharacterized proteins related to peroxidases such as the alkylhydroperoxidase AhpD.) — MIPSVNLKPLHWHPYITPVDVEQATPAQLDAMKVTPSNKKISEYVRTLVHDPESYTARTGLFNAIMYVEGGLDRADRELGALGASIVNGCRYCAVVHARRHVQLADSDAVVSAIYFDRADVLGERDAAIYNFARRLSVTPSEATPDDVAALRAVGMNDQEIIDLIHAIAIFGWANRLMHVLGHADLNK; from the coding sequence ATGATTCCGTCGGTTAATCTCAAGCCACTGCACTGGCACCCCTACATCACGCCAGTGGATGTTGAACAGGCGACACCGGCGCAGCTTGATGCGATGAAAGTGACGCCATCCAACAAGAAAATCTCAGAGTACGTCCGCACGCTGGTCCACGATCCGGAGAGCTATACCGCACGCACCGGATTATTCAACGCCATCATGTACGTCGAAGGTGGCCTGGACCGTGCGGATCGTGAGCTGGGCGCGCTTGGTGCTTCAATCGTTAATGGTTGCCGTTACTGTGCGGTGGTGCATGCACGCCGTCATGTTCAGCTGGCCGACAGCGACGCCGTGGTCAGTGCCATCTATTTTGATCGGGCGGATGTATTAGGGGAACGCGACGCGGCCATCTATAACTTTGCGCGCCGTTTGTCCGTCACGCCGTCGGAAGCCACGCCGGACGATGTCGCCGCGCTGCGCGCCGTTGGGATGAACGATCAGGAAATTATCGACCTGATTCACGCTATCGCCATTTTTGGCTGGGCCAACCGTCTGATGCATGTGCTCGGCCATGCTGACCTGAACAAATAA
- a CDS encoding amino acid ABC transporter ATP-binding protein, which yields MLELNNITLAYGSNPILKGVDLSVKRGDVVSIIGPSGTGKTTLLRCINYLAKPSAGTIQLDQIRMDYQSPDKAAIQAIRLRTAMVFQQFNVFKNMTVLENVMDPLIVIQRKTKQQARDIAVQELERVGLGAKRDHYPSQLSGGQLQRTGIARALAVRPDVMLFDEPTSSLDPELVGEVLKVIKDVASSGITSLLVTHEMQFAKSISNRIVFMDQGVVAAQGTPAEMFDNPALPRLAQFLNSEKVF from the coding sequence ATGTTAGAACTCAACAATATTACGCTCGCTTACGGCAGCAACCCGATTCTGAAAGGTGTCGATCTGTCAGTAAAGCGTGGCGATGTGGTATCGATTATCGGGCCAAGTGGCACCGGCAAAACCACGTTACTGCGCTGCATTAACTATCTGGCGAAGCCATCCGCGGGGACGATTCAGCTGGATCAGATTCGCATGGACTATCAGTCCCCCGACAAAGCGGCGATTCAGGCAATCCGTCTGCGCACCGCCATGGTATTTCAGCAGTTCAACGTGTTTAAGAACATGACAGTGCTGGAAAACGTGATGGATCCGCTGATCGTTATCCAGCGTAAAACTAAGCAGCAGGCGCGCGACATCGCCGTGCAGGAACTGGAGCGCGTAGGCCTTGGGGCAAAACGCGATCACTATCCGTCGCAGCTCTCAGGCGGCCAGTTACAGCGTACCGGTATCGCCCGTGCTCTGGCGGTGCGGCCGGATGTGATGCTGTTTGATGAACCGACCTCATCGCTCGATCCCGAGCTGGTGGGTGAAGTGCTTAAAGTGATTAAAGATGTGGCGTCATCCGGCATTACCTCGCTGCTGGTGACGCACGAAATGCAGTTCGCGAAAAGCATTTCGAATCGCATCGTGTTTATGGATCAGGGTGTGGTCGCGGCGCAGGGAACGCCTGCAGAGATGTTTGATAATCCGGCGCTGCCACGCCTTGCCCAGTTCCTCAACTCAGAAAAAGTATTCTAA
- a CDS encoding transporter substrate-binding domain-containing protein, protein MPAIKTTLRRLAAPGIIALALISGNSFADAVRTIKIATAAESKPLSWGAIGHEPEGYEPDVLKAINAKLPQYKFVMEGAADIAQETGLVTGKYDMATGGYYKAPARSKQFLIPDAPMGASLMKIYSRSDSNINGMKDLVGKNIVPVTAGGGVYKFVTQWQQENPTDKITIKASSAGVPYPDRLKEVQNGKYDALILPSNLGEQTVIDNQKLAIKASEPVAINNTYVLIHRSAENQALNDDIAKTLKELKADGTLDKLAQKWFGEDVTKYMK, encoded by the coding sequence ATGCCTGCAATCAAAACTACATTACGTCGCCTGGCTGCGCCTGGCATCATCGCGCTGGCCCTGATCAGCGGCAACAGCTTTGCTGACGCCGTACGCACCATCAAAATCGCCACCGCAGCAGAATCAAAACCGCTGTCATGGGGCGCGATCGGCCATGAGCCGGAGGGCTACGAGCCGGATGTGCTGAAAGCCATCAATGCGAAACTGCCACAGTATAAATTTGTGATGGAAGGCGCGGCGGACATCGCTCAGGAAACCGGCCTGGTGACCGGCAAGTACGACATGGCGACGGGCGGCTATTACAAAGCGCCAGCACGCAGCAAACAGTTCCTGATCCCGGATGCACCGATGGGTGCCAGCCTGATGAAGATTTACAGCCGCAGCGACAGCAATATCAATGGCATGAAAGACCTGGTCGGTAAAAACATCGTGCCGGTAACCGCAGGCGGTGGCGTATATAAGTTTGTCACCCAGTGGCAGCAGGAGAACCCGACTGACAAAATCACCATTAAAGCCTCCAGCGCCGGCGTACCTTACCCGGATCGTCTGAAAGAAGTGCAGAACGGTAAATATGATGCGCTGATCCTGCCTTCAAATCTGGGCGAGCAGACGGTCATCGACAACCAGAAGCTGGCGATCAAAGCCAGTGAGCCAGTGGCGATTAACAACACCTATGTGCTGATCCACCGCTCTGCTGAAAACCAGGCACTGAATGATGACATCGCCAAAACCCTCAAAGAGCTTAAGGCGGACGGCACGCTGGATAAGCTGGCGCAGAAGTGGTTTGGCGAAGACGTTACGAAGTACATGAAGTAA
- a CDS encoding amino acid ABC transporter permease, with protein MNLSSMIPELLSALPLTLGIMFVAMIVGFFLALIATFFRVRRIPVISQLADLYVSYARSVPVVLQLFVAFYGMPLITDNFGFSDFFTANVAAMIGLSLYHGGYLSEVMRPAYLAVERGQHDATDSLGYSFRQKMLRVIGPQAVHFALPGYGNAIIYLIHNVALVMYIGAADVMATAHLIMERDYNQYQFGTYLVLAVLYSLLCGVAWLVIRFFEQRHAKYSSKSAPRVKFTTSV; from the coding sequence GTGAATCTATCCTCCATGATTCCAGAACTGCTGTCGGCGCTGCCTCTGACGCTCGGCATCATGTTTGTGGCGATGATTGTCGGGTTCTTTCTGGCGCTCATCGCGACGTTTTTCCGCGTGCGCCGTATTCCCGTGATCAGCCAGCTGGCCGATCTCTACGTTTCCTATGCGCGCAGCGTGCCCGTGGTGCTGCAGCTGTTTGTCGCCTTCTACGGTATGCCACTGATTACCGATAACTTTGGCTTCAGCGACTTCTTCACGGCCAACGTGGCGGCGATGATTGGTCTGAGCCTGTATCACGGCGGTTATCTGTCTGAAGTGATGCGCCCGGCGTACCTGGCGGTTGAGCGGGGTCAGCACGACGCCACCGACAGCCTGGGCTACAGCTTCCGCCAGAAAATGCTGCGTGTCATCGGCCCACAGGCGGTGCACTTTGCGCTACCGGGTTACGGCAATGCCATTATCTATCTGATTCATAACGTGGCGCTGGTGATGTATATCGGGGCGGCCGATGTGATGGCGACCGCGCACCTGATCATGGAGCGCGATTACAACCAGTATCAGTTCGGCACCTATCTGGTGCTGGCCGTGCTCTATTCACTGCTGTGCGGTGTGGCGTGGCTGGTTATCCGCTTCTTTGAACAACGTCATGCGAAGTACAGCTCTAAGTCTGCGCCACGCGTGAAGTTCACCACCAGCGTCTGA
- a CDS encoding amino acid ABC transporter permease, which translates to MFDAEVLLPDFWSILDAVPVTLLMAVTVFICSTLLGGLFAFIEHRRIPVLRQLVITYKIAFKGVPMVVVIFLAYYGLPPALHFVATLIGVEVNAHSLPNWVIIIVALSACVAAFQAEVWKGALNSFDSGQSDAALSLGYSGGQLFRRVMFPQIIVAAIPDLANAFMVIMKALSLAFAIEVVDIFAQAQLTAVLNFYYLEAFLIAVVFYMVIAYVVTKIADRIEAALRVRT; encoded by the coding sequence ATGTTTGATGCTGAGGTTTTGTTACCCGACTTCTGGAGCATTCTGGATGCCGTGCCGGTGACGCTGTTGATGGCGGTAACGGTGTTTATCTGTTCGACACTGTTGGGCGGGCTGTTTGCGTTTATTGAGCATCGCCGCATTCCGGTGCTGCGCCAGCTGGTGATCACCTACAAAATCGCCTTTAAAGGCGTGCCGATGGTGGTGGTGATTTTCCTCGCCTATTACGGCCTGCCACCGGCGCTGCACTTTGTTGCCACGCTGATTGGCGTTGAGGTTAATGCCCATTCACTGCCGAACTGGGTGATCATCATTGTCGCGCTGAGCGCCTGTGTCGCAGCATTCCAGGCTGAAGTGTGGAAAGGGGCGCTGAACTCGTTCGACAGCGGACAATCGGATGCCGCCCTGTCACTCGGCTACAGCGGAGGTCAGCTGTTTCGTCGGGTCATGTTCCCGCAGATTATCGTGGCGGCGATCCCCGATCTGGCGAATGCCTTTATGGTGATCATGAAAGCCCTGTCGCTGGCGTTTGCCATCGAAGTGGTGGATATCTTTGCCCAGGCACAATTAACGGCGGTACTGAACTTCTACTACCTCGAAGCCTTCCTGATTGCGGTGGTGTTCTACATGGTGATTGCTTACGTGGTCACTAAGATTGCCGACAGGATTGAGGCTGCGCTGCGCGTGCGCACCTGA